A stretch of Miscanthus floridulus cultivar M001 chromosome 13, ASM1932011v1, whole genome shotgun sequence DNA encodes these proteins:
- the LOC136500628 gene encoding cytochrome b561 and DOMON domain-containing protein At4g12980-like, which produces MSFPRLLLALLAAAAFAPAAHAAAACAAEKFSGNRLFAACADLPRLGASLHWSYDAAASSLSVAFVASPPSSGGWVAWGLNPKAQSMDGTQALVAVPKTGGGGYEVQTYSISGYSLGNPGPLPNYQTSDLAAEVGADGRVQVFGTLKLQNGTGAEVNQVWQVGPYSGGIGPHDTKPGSDSMNAKGTLNLLTGATTAASGGGSILRKKNTHGILNAVSWGLLLPMGAIFARYLKTFKSADPAWFYLHVACQLIGYGVGVSGWATGIHLGNLSKGITYSLHRNIGITVFALGTLQIFALFLRPKKDHKYRLYWNIYHHSVGYTIIILGIVNIFKGMSILDVEQKWKTGYIIAIAILGAIAVILEVVTWGIVLKRRKEDSKTYNGASNGGRLPLSM; this is translated from the exons ATGTCCTTCCCGCGGCTCCTCCTCGCCCTCCTCGCCGCGGCGGCGTTCGCGCCGGCCGCCCACGCGGCGGCCGCCTGCGCGGCGGAGAAGTTCTCGGGCAACCGCTTGTTCGCGGCGTGCGCGGACCTGCCCCGCCTCGGCGCGTCGCTGCACTGGTCCTacgacgccgccgcctcctccctctccgTGGCGTTCGTAGCCTCCCCGCCGTCCTCCGGCGGGTGGGTCGCGTGGGGGCTCAACCCCAAGGCGCAGAGCATGGACGGCACGCAGGCGCTGGTGGCCGTCCCCAAGACCGGCGGCGGTGGGTACGAGGTGCAGACCTACAGCATCTCCGGGTACTCGCTCGGCAACCCGGGCCCTCTCCCCAACTACCAGACGTCCGACCTCGCCGCCGAGGTCGGCGCCGACGGCCGCGTCCAGGTGTTCGGAACCCTCAAGCTGCAGAACGGCACGGGCGCCGAGGTGAACCAGGTCTGGCAGGTGGGCCCCTACTCCGGTGGGATCGGGCCGCACGACACCAAGCCCGGCAGCGACAGCATGAACGCCAAGGGGACGCTCAACCTCCTTACCggggccaccaccgccgccagcgGAGGCGGCAGCATCCTCAGGAAGAAGAAT ACTCATGGAATCCTGAATGCTGTGAGCTGGGGTCTTCTGTTGCCGATGGGTGCCATTTTCGCAAGGTACCTCAAGACATTCAAATCCGCTGATCCAGCATGGTTCTACCTCCACGTAGCTTGCCAGCTGATCGGGTATGGCGTCGGAGTCTCCGGCTGGGCAACTGGAATTCATCTTGGAAACCTGTCCAAGGGAATCACCTATTCGCTTCACAGGAACATTGGGATCACAGTATTCGCTCTTGGTACTCTGCAG ATCTTTGCGCTCTTCTTGAGACCGAAGAAGGACCACAAGTACCGGCTGTACTGGAACATCTACCACCACTCGGTCGGTTACACCATCATCATACTGGGCATCGTCAACATCTTCAAGGGCATGTCGATCCTGGACGTGGAGCAGAAGTGGAAGACGGGCTACATCATCGCGATCGCCATCCTGGGCGCCATCGCCGTGATCCTGGAGGTCGTCACATGGGGCATTGTTTTGAAGCGGAGGAAAGAGGACAGCAAGACCTACAACGGCGCCTCCAACGGCGGCCGCTTGCCGCTATCTATGTAA